From Natrinema sp. CBA1119:
TGACAGCGAGGAGGCTAGCAATATGACGCACCCACCACCGTTCCTCGAGGAACCGGACGATACTCGGGACGCGATCATGAAAGCGACATATATCGCGCTCTGTAAACACGGATACAGCGACCTCACGATCCAGCGGATCGGAGACGAGTTCTCGAAGAGCAAGTCGCTGTTGTACCACCACTACGACAGCAAGGACGACCTCCTCCTCGATTTCCTCGAGTTCATGCTGGACCAGCTCGAGGAACAGCTGCCGACGTACCGAGAGGGTGGAGCCGACGCCCACATCGAAGAAATAGTCGATAGCACGTTCTCGTTCGGCGACGGCAGGCCGGACACCGATTTCACGCAAGCACTCGTCGAGCTCCGAATACAGGCCGCACACGACGAGGACTACCGCGAGTATTTCACCCGGAGCGATCAGTTCGTCAGAAAACACGTCGTCCACACGATCCGCTCGGGTATCGAACAGGGCGTTTTTCAGGAGGTGGATCCACAGGAAACGGCAGCGCTCTTCCAGATCGTGTTCTCCGGAACGATGACCCAGCGCGTAACCAGTAACGACGACGTCTTCGACGACGCCCGCGCCGAATTCGAGCGATACGTGCGAAACTGCCTCCTCGAAGCGGAGTGAGACGGCGAGCAAACGACTATAGTACCAACTGCAACTAGTTACACACTGATCGCACAGTACGCGGTTCTCGCTCACTCCGTTCGCTCACGGCTCGCTTTGCTCGCCGTTCGCATTTCCGCGGTTCTCGCTCACTACGTTCGCTCCGAACCGCGCTACTGTCGTGCGAGCAGGTGTGCAGTGACTTGCAGTGGCTACTATAGATTCTCTGCAAGATCCTCGAGACGTTCGCAACGTCATCTCTGACCCCGCGAGCCGAGATAGTAGTCGCCCGCTACGTTCCCTTGAGGAGATGTGTCACGCCGACGGTTTCGGCGATGATCCACGTGACGAACAAGCCGTAGGCCAGGAGTAGCACGACGGATTCCCGCTTCGTGACCGAGAGATCGGTGCGCAAAAACGTGAACAAGAGAACGGTGGCCAGGGTGAGGACGCCGAGCATCGGGACGGCCACCGCGAAATCGACGGGCACGCTCCCGACGATGAGAACGCCGATCGGAATCGCGACCAGAAGGTCGAACGTGTTCGATCCGAGCACGTTCCCGAGACTCGTGATCCCCTTGTCCGCCTTGGCAGACCGGACGCTCACGAGCGTGTCCGGAAGGCTCGTCGCCGCCGCGATGATGGTGACACCGGCGAGGAACTCGGGGATACCGAACGTCTGGCTGAGCGATTCGACGCCACCGACCAGCTGTTCGACGGCCACGAGGATGACGAGTAAGCCGACAGCGAGTGTTCCCCACTCGTGGCCGACGGAAATCCCAGTCGGTGCGTCTTCGGCCTCGTGGTCGCTGACATCTTGCCACTGGATGAAGAGATACAACCCGTAGAGGAGGAGGGGGAGCAGCGCTAACGGACGCGTGAGCTGTCCGGTAAGTTCGGGTCCGTCGGGAACGGGAACGTAAATCACGGCGAGTGCGAAGGTGATGATCAGCGTGGCAACGGC
This genomic window contains:
- a CDS encoding sodium:calcium antiporter — encoded protein: MALGGVLPDVPVVNGLVIVVASGLIWVGSNWLEDSAERLSAYYGLPAVVQGSIVVAIGSSFPELSSVVFTALAGTFNMGIGAIVGSAIFNILVIPALSGIATDGDLDTNRAIVYKEAQFYMIAVATLIITFALAVIYVPVPDGPELTGQLTRPLALLPLLLYGLYLFIQWQDVSDHEAEDAPTGISVGHEWGTLAVGLLVILVAVEQLVGGVESLSQTFGIPEFLAGVTIIAAATSLPDTLVSVRSAKADKGITSLGNVLGSNTFDLLVAIPIGVLIVGSVPVDFAVAVPMLGVLTLATVLLFTFLRTDLSVTKRESVVLLLAYGLFVTWIIAETVGVTHLLKGT
- a CDS encoding TetR/AcrR family transcriptional regulator: MTHPPPFLEEPDDTRDAIMKATYIALCKHGYSDLTIQRIGDEFSKSKSLLYHHYDSKDDLLLDFLEFMLDQLEEQLPTYREGGADAHIEEIVDSTFSFGDGRPDTDFTQALVELRIQAAHDEDYREYFTRSDQFVRKHVVHTIRSGIEQGVFQEVDPQETAALFQIVFSGTMTQRVTSNDDVFDDARAEFERYVRNCLLEAE